GCATTACCTGTAATTAGGTAGacaaattaatttaaagattatgctccaccgctaacattgttggagtacagTTGTTCATGATTCACATAGTATTATTAAGGGATTCATTGTGAAATGTAAGATATCTGGGTTGCACATGTGACATTAAAAAGAAAAGCAAGTTAATACATAAGAATACATACCCGTTAGTGGCTGAAACACGTTGGTTAACGTTATGTATGAGAAAATGAAAGTCGATCGCCAataatggatgttgtcatacattttttgtatttggaggatggactgatgagtatatatgacagtcatatgatttttttcgaaaaatacgagatttgaaaaattattaaaaaaatcgggatatttactttGGTTAACGTTATGTATGAGAAAATGAAAGTCGATCGCCAATAACCGGAAGTTCGTGTATCAAACTAATTAATAATCCGCAGTTATGCTTGGGAAAATCCGGAATAGACCCAATTGCAATACATTTGAATGCAAAATTTTGTcatctttaaaaaacattatttattatcataCTTAAAATTTCTACAATTACATGTCTGATAAAAACCTGCACCATCACTGAAAATTTTACTTTTGCACAACTTATCCTATCAACATTGATGGATTTGTGTTACATCAAGGACGTAtcacacttataaatccttggttacATCTAAGAATAATAATTTGCAGCAAACAGGGCATACAATGGGTTTATCAAAATGCATACAAAATGGTTTAAAGattcctttttctttttcaaatctTTAGTTTGATATTTTGTCTTGATTTTAAAGAGAAATGTCAAGAGAAGAAAGAGAAAGAGATcatcatttcataaaatttctaGAGCACTTAATCTAcaacaatgaaattaaaactatttttttttgtttgtttaaattattatttatataccagtatatacaCATAACTTACCTCATACAATTCCTACATGTCAAAGGTCAGCTATAGCATTACAGTATCACCTTTCTACTTGTATGCAAAATATTATGGATGCCGTTTCtttatcaatatcatatgataGAGATCGTCTTTCCTTCAGGTTTCCTTCAGGCACATAAAAGATATAAATTATGTCAGGACCACAACTCAACTTGTCAACTTCTGCTTGATAACTTCTGAAACATAACTGTCACTTGATTTGTAGCTCTTCTGCAAGTGTACTTCTACCACTTAAGATCTTTTGGAAAGACTTCCCTTACGAGAACAGTACACACAGAGGTGGTGTCTGggttagtatacatgtatatagttactccctttgtttcactcccCCTTAAGTGCAGTAGCCCGGTAGGAAACGGTGACAGAGAAAAACAAATAAggtagctacatgtacattgtatatgatatatacgaCCTCATTAATGAAACAGATGGAATCTAATTTAAGGAGCTGAACATAGACTTCTATGTTTTATTTCCTTAATTGTTTCATCAATCTGAAGTATGTTTTTACCTAAATGTTTATGGAAAGAAAAGCAAACAatacaagaaaacaaaaacaacaaacaaaattgtttcATCTCACGATTgttatattacaaaaacaacatcaatattaaatacaatgtatatcacaTCAATGGGACACAAGGAtgggcatcctcgatactccaggggttactatcattgttgTTATAATCCACAACTGGGCTGCAGAGACTTCCTCTGGCGATTTGCAGAAAGTAAGGCTCAACTTCAAGCccatacaatgtactgttattaaatcattttgatgtaaatcaaaggACAAAACCTCCTGCTCATCTGTGTTGTCGCCTGTCTTCAGTTGTGTTTTGACATAtaccagaggtggatataatgacagtgatagcaacccctAGAGTAGCAAGGACAACTGATGGGAAACCTAGTAGATATATACTGTAGTATCAATCAAAAGGTGACACATATAATACACAGCCTACCAGGATGATATCGCATCAATCCATCATTCCTAGACAAATTTATCTTAATGGAACCTgtttcatattgtttttattaaaatcagaaatgaaaatgaaacattttgagATTGATGTAaattttttggtatttttttctctccaaaAGAACTGTAAATAGAATTAGCTGAGAATAAGGAGTTATAAGTGTGAGTCCGAAAGGTCAAGAGATTTCCAATTCCGAATTTACTTATAGTTAATCTGTAACTGCTCTTCTACAAATGAAGTGATTTCAATTAGAATACCCTGTATAATACATTATGGAATATAATATGTCTATTTACTAGTGATACCAATTAATGATGAAGCAACAAATTGAAAGTAAAGATGGTATCAAGGTGAATAAACTATGAAATGATCAACATTATGTAGCCATAAAGAGACGATGTATGAAACGAATTACTTACTACACAGTCACAAGGCATCAATTTAGTAATTTCTGATTTCATCCTAGTTATCGAGCCAACCAATGATTCACCAGAGCATGTCTACATTGttataatgtttaatatatgaAATACTGCAGTACCCTAAATCAGTTTTAGTAATGTCCCTTTAGaacaatattttgcatattaaacATTTTTCTAGTGTTGTGCATTTGTGGGTAGATATTCATTTGTAAGtataatattgcatttttcagagaaaagtACATAATTTACAAACATAATCAAGAATTATCTACATAAAAGGACAATTCACTCTGCTATAGGTAAAGACAGAATAATCACCTGAATATTGAATCTAGTTTTAACTGTAATAAAGTTATCCTACATCACGTCAATCCAAGGATATATAAGGAACATTTTATTCTAAAATTTATCTGATAAATCAATTACTTTTTATACTGTTTTGCACATTATTAATAACTtgacattttcaaataaatgctTAAATTTAAAGATACAGCATCCACAAAAAAACCTTGAATTTccaaattatttacattttacttccATAAACCCTCACCAATAAAAAGATAAAGGTTGGGTACATACACATCAACTTCCTCATCTTCCacaaaatctataaatattctGGAGTTTTACAAGTTTCCATTGAATGAAATGCAATATGGGCTTTAAGGTTTCTCTGGTTATCAAAATTTTGTCACTTTTGTACTTTAAATTTTAGAAATGTTATTTGGTCTTTAGTGCAgactttatatacatgtaaccttATGTAATTCAAAATGCCAAACACAGTGTTATATTCTAAAACTTCTTTAAAACTGACTTCTTTTTcataacacacaacaaaattgatatccctttatttgtattgttattatGATTCTAACATTGCAACCTCCCTTCAGTTTTACAaatttatctcccctttaacTTCCTTTCCTCAACCAATGAgttgttttcaacattttatgacaaaaagaaagttcaaacattgttaatgtaatataatacatgtattgatatacAGCATCATGATAATGAACCTAAAGGTGAAGTAGAATTGTCCCCCTTGAAAAATGATGCCAAATAAcacagagttgtctcccttgaaaAATGATGCCAAATAGTCTAAGCAGTAAGATATTCACAAGTTTAACTTACAAATATCCATATAGAACAAATACATCAATCAAATATAAGCAATACACAAGTAGCATAATATCAcaaattataattgtttttttaactaTCACGTGAAAAAAACAATTTGACAACTGAAGTAATGCAGTAGTAAAAACCATATTTAATAGCGGAATACACATTTAtcaactttgaaaaaaaaattcacattgCAGCCAAAATTTGTTTGGTGTCATGATTCCTATAGGAGTAACTCTTTATAATACACATACATAGAACAAGTAATTTACATATCATGTTGCAATTACGTAGGGCGAGTTCCaacatatttttatcatgtacatacaaatgtactgaAATTGGTACATGAGGTTACATTTACTGAAGCAACCAGTCAGTGGCTTATCAATGGAATGAATTGACAGTTTGAGTCTACATGGGTTAGAAATATATCAAGTGAAAATTTTGTGAGAAAAGATCTTCCTGATATAATAGAGTTAAGTTGTTCCTTGCATTGTTCcagtataatatttaaaaacttaaaacaaaagttataatcgtacatgtataatacatgcttgtaaaatgtatacattcaaatttaaatatctttgttttcatgatcaaaacttttttttaaataaaatgcaGTTCCTTACAAAGTCGCTATTCAATTCTCACCATAATAAGGCTGAAAATTTAATGAAAGACTACAAAGGAACAGATGTGATGACCATCAGAAATCTACTACTCTATTTTCCACTTAAGGTAAAGAAAATTATTGTAAAGTTTCAttgattattttctttcttGACACTGTGAAGCAAAACATATTTCCATATTCCATGATGTTACACTGCAATTTTTCATCCTCTTCCATTGCTTTCACTTAGCACACATATCTCAAGCTGTAACTAGTTAAGGATTATATTACTATTCAGTTTATATcattaaatcataaataatacAAACTAAAAGATTATTATGATACACATACTGCAAGGTCTATGAATGTTGATTTTTATCAGGGATAATTGTCTAAGGCAAGGATAGTAAGATTGGCCAAAAGAGGATATAAGATTATGACTTGAGATCATAAATGAGCTATGcctgtttataaatataaattaattgtaGACTATGAATGAGCTAATGTTTTTTCTTCAATGAATTACCGTAAATGAAAAAGGAGACATTTTAAAGTAAAGGTAACAGCAAATTTTCAAATACTGAAGATAACCTTGACCATATTTACCGCCTGCTAAAATGATGCTTAATACCCAAAAATAATCATTTAGATTTCACACTTAGGTAAGGTCTTTACATAAATAGGGGAAAAGATAACAGAGATGGACTGATGTAACACTTTAGGAAGGATACAACACGCAGTCCTCGCTCCACTGGGTCCACCAATAACAGTCCTCtggggaaatatatcgtctggtTTTGTTCTTCTACATATTTCTTTATCTTTTTTAACATCTGAAGATTAAAGTAAAAGAGTAGCATTGCCACTAAATATGTACTTCTCTGATATCTGAACATACATAGGATATATACATCATGCTTACATTTCACAAAGTTCTCTGTACATTAGATTTTCAAAGGACTATGcatggtttgggccctttttggcccccaattttgtcaaatttttaaaactgttttttaGTATTTAAATTGTTGGATTTAACATGTTTAGTACATTCCTTATTTAATTGTAATgatagttttctaattttgcagcttcagttgccatggtaactaaTCAAAATATCCATAACTatgaaaatatggaaattttTGACAAATTCTGCTACTTTTTGCTAGGTTTTTGCTTTAGAAACCATAGAGTGCattcttgaacaaacttgatattttTCCTAAAGATGTATTGGAAGTGCAAacatattctcagtaaatattaagtctgttcaaggatgcgctgtatagtttcatagacaaaaacgTAGCAAAAAATGGCCAGAATTCTCAAAATTTCcatctttttatattttggatggttaccatggcaactacatCTGCAAAATTAGACAACAATcattattaatatttgtatcAGGGATAAgcttaatattttaaataccacaaattaatcattaaatgacagttttgaaaattttatagatttgggggccaaaatgggcccaaaccatacatagtcctttaaCACATTGATTAGGAGTATCTACAATAAAGCCTgaattataattgattttgtaaAGTTACGGTTTGTTACACAATCCTGATGTAATAAtgaaagataaacatttttgaaacaaaGAATTTAAGTGTTTACCTTTTCATAATGTGTATCAAAACAAATGTATGACATGTAAGCTGTTAGACAAGCTAAACAACTTTCACAGTAGTTTCTGCTTCCCAGGCTCTCAGCCTCACTGAACATGGAATTCAATTGTGTTACAGTCCGAACAAACTGTTCCGAGTCAATCTAACAAAAGAAAGATAAGATCTTAAAACATGTTATGCATGAAGTAATTTATGCATGTCATTTTACATTcagttttttcttcatagtCCTTAATACAGGaatttcgagatcccaaaatggAAGTACGATTTATCGTTGGTCAGTCCCCACTTCAGGTAATTATTACGtcacaaaaataacatcaaataaagatgtcataatcactggaTGATGGGACTATGATAAacaacggtaaattgtactttactcaTGTCAAATGGGATCTTGAATTCAAAAACCCTTTTTAAAACAGTTATCAATCTGTTTTCAGAAAGACATTGTGATTTATCAACCCTAGAAAGTGTATATGTAATTAAGGATACACATATACAGTATTCTAGTAGAAACAAaagataagtttatttttatgtCGTCTCTTACATATACCTTTCCATCTAACTCAGGAGGAAACTTGGTAAGGAATTTAATGGAGGTGCCATCACTGAAATCCCTCTGTATAAATATCTTGACACAGTTTGAGGTTGTTACTCGTGATAAATCATCCATCCTGTGATTCTGAAATTCAAACCGAACCACCCATGACTTTCATTTTGTGTGCCATCAATTTACATCAGAATATATATGGTATTAACCGAGGATTTTCATATTAATGATACTGACTGAATATCTTGCCATCTGcctgttttgtatatatatatataactgttcTTAACCTGGGAGGGTGTAACtatgatacaaaataaaaccaatGTATATTTACCATATAATAATTCTGCCACCTCTGTGGTCAAAACAAAGCTACATACTCATACAATGGAAAAGCAGTAGAAAAGGGTTTTTCAACTTCTGTCTACTAATCTTAAATCTCGCtaagataataatataaatcactacatttgtttataatgttaTGCTACTTAATACTAAAAAGAATCTTAGGGAAGTTGAAGAGTCAAACCTGATGAACTAGTAGtctacaatacatatatatagtatataaatgAGCTATTTGTTAaactaaaatatgtacatatttttagaggaaaatgtttacatgcccttgtacatatatatatgtctttctttaataattacatataagCATGATCAAATATCCGCTGAAATAAGTAAACAGTAAGATTGTCAAGATCTGGATCAGCTGACTTACCTGAGTCATGATTAATTCTACTCCACTTTAACACCTACAGGGCTAAGGTAATTTTCTCATATCCAACAGTCACAGTATACCTgtgataaagggagataatattaAATGGTGACCATAAACATGTTATATACATCATATAAGTAACATTACATCTTTAGACAGACAGCAGCATTGTTTGGCATTGGGACCGGAAACAGTTATTACTCATACTCTTCTCTCATACAATCTCTCATTcacaaacataatatatatcatatcataaTACACCGTTTCcgaaatacaacattcagtcagtttagtgatcatgtgactttcatcaccAAGTGACTTTATTTAGgccacatttgaaacaaaatggcggcatttGTAATGATTGAACACAGGTGGAAATTTACATATTATGACAGAACACtaattatcaaaacatattgTTATTGCATCAAATATAATCTAAATACGCacgaaaattgaatttagacaCTTCACAAGGAAATGACATAAAAATTACAGCATCAAATGGAGCTGTCGCATAGCAGTTGGAAATCAACGGTATCCGACGTCtcactcacaaatatttcatagctTTCCTGGGtactttttttccaaaaatcaataacaaataagaaacacaaatCATAACAATTTATCGTAGTTCTGTTATCGAGCAAGTATTACCGACAATGACCTTTACTCGGACAGTGGTATTCTCTGGCTATAAGTGTCATCGCCATGAtggaaaaatgtacata
This genomic window from Argopecten irradians isolate NY chromosome 11, Ai_NY, whole genome shotgun sequence contains:
- the LOC138334676 gene encoding golgin subfamily A member 7-like — encoded protein: MTQNHRMDDLSRVTTSNCVKIFIQRDFSDGTSIKFLTKFPPELDGKIDSEQFVRTVTQLNSMFSEAESLGSRNYCESCLACLTAYMSYICFDTHYEKMLKKIKKYVEEQNQTIYFPRGLLLVDPVERGLRVLEICVLSESNGRG